The following coding sequences lie in one Gymnogyps californianus isolate 813 chromosome 18, ASM1813914v2, whole genome shotgun sequence genomic window:
- the LOC127023688 gene encoding discoidin domain-containing receptor 2-like, with translation MIFCMLLLASLPEPSGTEVNPAICRYPLGMHEGTIRDEDITASSQWYDSTGPQYARLQREEGDGAWCPAGLLQPEDVQFLQIDLHKLFFITLIGTQGRHARATGKEFARAYRIDYSRNGERWISWKDRQGRKVIQGNIDTYDVVLKDLRPPIIARFIRVIPVTEMPMTVCMRVELYGCVWYDGLASYSIPEGGTIAAPGFPIVYLNDSTYDGYQERRHLYGGLGQLTDGVLGLDDFTQSHQYRVWPGYDYVGWKNESFSTGSVEMEFQFDRPRNFTSMKVHCNNMFSKGVKIFQKVECLFKPRLIADWESEPVGVATVLDDKNPSARFVTVPLNQRVGKAILCRFYFADTWMMMSEISFQSDMESVNPNFVTVATSTTDLLETECNVTEGTWETTSSVTSTWIGEKADDSNTSILVGCLVAIILLLLMIIIIILWKQYVQKRLEKAPRRILEEDATVRLSFYSYTIANNQTQIHQSNPTYERAFPLDLEYHQPATLLQKLPELSQSAEDSVCSGDYAEPDLTKSTPHQGFQNNVPHYAETDIVHLQGVTGNNMYAVPALTVDSLTKKDISVGEFPRQQLRLKEKLGEGQFGEVHLCEADGLLEFLGVSSTEFTHQPVLVAVKMLRSDVNKTARNDFLKEIKIMSRLKNPNIIRLLGVCVRDDPLCMITEYMENGDLNQFLSQREIYSKFAISNNIPCVSYSNLLYMATQIASGMKYLASLNFVHRDLATRNCLVGNNYTIKIADFGMSRNLYSGDYYRIQGRAVLPIRWMAWESILLGKFTTASDVWAFGVTLWEMFILCKEQPYSLLSDEQVIENTGEFFRSQGRQIYLSQTPLCPNPVFDLMLKCWSRDIKDRPTFDMIHHFLLEQMESNI, from the exons CTATATGCCGTTACCCTTTGGGTATGCATGAAGGGACGATACGAGATGAAGACATCACTGCTTCCAGCCAGTGGTATGATTCCACAGGACCCCAGTATGCACG GTTACagagggaagagggggatgGAGCCTGGTGCCCAGCTGGCTTGTTGCAACCAGAAGATGTACAGTTCCTTCAAATTGACCTGCACAAGCTCTTTTTCATCACCTTGATTGGGACTCAGGGACGGCATGCCCGTGCCACAGGCAAAGAATTTGCCCGTGCTTACCGAATTGACTATAGTCGCAACGGAGAGCGCTGGATCTCCTGGAAAGATCGTCAGGGCAGGAAG gtgaTCCAAGGCAACATCGATACTTACGACGTGGTCTTGAAAGATCTTCGGCCTCCCATCATTGCACGTTTTATCCGGGTGATTCCTGTGACGGAGATGCCAATGACTGTCTGTATGAGGGTAGAGCTCTATGGCTGTGTCTGGTATG ATGGTTTGGCATCCTATAGCATCCCTGAAGGAGGGACAATAGCGGCTCCTGGCTTCCCCATCGTTTATCTGAATGACTCGACCTATGATGGCTACCAGGAGCGCAG GCACTTGTACGGTGGTCTGGGCCAGCTGACAGATGGTGTGCTAGGACTGGACGACTTCACGCAGAGCCACCAGTACCGTGTGTGGCCAGGCTATGACTATGTTGGCTGGAAGAATGAGAGCTTCAGCACGGGCTCTGTTGAAATGGAGTTCCAGTTTGACCGACCACGAAACTTCACGTCCATGAAG GTGCATTGTAACAACATGTTTTCCAAGGGGGTGAAGATCTTCCAGAAGGTGGAGTGTCTGTTCAAACCACGCCTGATTGCAGACTGGGAGTCTGAACCTGTCGGAGTGGCAACTGTCTTAGATGACAAAAACCCCAGCGCTAGGTTTGTGACTGTCCCCCTCAATCAGCGCGTAGGTAAAGCCATACTTTGCCGCTTCTACTTTGCTGACACCTGGATGATGATGAGCGAGATTTCCTTCCAGTCAG ACATGGAGAGCGTGAATCCTAATTTTGTTACGGTAGCCACAAGCACAACAGATCTCCTGGAAACAGAGTGCAACGTTACTGAGGGGACCTGGG AAACCACATCGTCTGTAACCAGCACCTGGATAGGAGAGAAGGCAGATGACTCCAATACCTCCATCCTCGTGGGCTGCCTTGTGGCTATTATTCTTCTGCTCCTGATGATTATCATCATTATTCTTTGGAAGCAATATGTTCAAAAAAGGTTGGAAAAG gcCCCACGTCGAATCCTGGAGGAGGATGCCACAGTTCGCCTCTCCTTCTACAGCTACACCATTGCCAACAACCAGACCCAGATCCACCAGTCCAATCCCACCTATGAACGTGCTTTCCCACTGGATTTGGAGTATCACCAGCCAGCTACGCTGCTCCAAAAGCTTCCAGAACTCTCCCAAAGTGCAGAGGATTCAG TGTGCAGTGGGGACTATGCTGAGCCTGACCTGACCAAGTCCACTCCTCACCAAGGCTTTCAGAACAATGTTCCTCACTACGCTGAAACGGATATTGTCCACCTGCAAGGTGTGACCGGCAACAACATGTATGCAGTCCCAGCCCTCACTGTGGATTCACTTACCAAGAAGGACATCTCAGTGGGTGAATTCCCACGGCAGCAGCTACGACTCAAGGAGAAGCTGGGAGAAGGACAGTTTGGAGAG GTGCACCTTTGTGAAGCCGATGGCCTGCTGGAATTCTTGGGAGTCTCGTCTACAGAATTCACTCACCAGCCGGTTCTTGTAGCAGTGAAAATGCTGAGATCAGATGTCAACAAAACAGCCAG aaATGATTTCCTGAAGGAGATCAAGATCATGTCACGGCTGAAGAACCCAAATATCATCCGGCTTctgggggtgtgtgtgcgtgATGACCCACTGTGCATGATAACAGAGTACATGGAAAATGGAGACCTCAATCAGTTCCTGTCGCAGAGGGAGATCTACAGCAAATTTGCCATTTCAAACAATATTCCCTGCGTCAG ctACTCTAACCTGCTGTACATGGCCACCCAGATTGCCTCTGGAATGAAGTATTTAGCATCTCTGAATTTTGTGCACAGAGATCTGGCAACTCGCAACTGCCTGGTGGGGAACAACTACACCATCAAGATTGCAGACTTTGGCATGAGCAGGAATCTTTACAGTGGGGATTACTACCGCATCCAGGGAAGAGCCGTACTGCCCATACGTTGGATGGCCTGGGAAAGCATCCTCCTG GGCAAGTTCACCACAGCCAGTGATGTCTGGGCGTTTGGGGTCACCCTCTGGGAGATGTTCATACTGTGTAAGGAGCAACCTTACAGCCTCCTCTCAGATGAGCAAGTCATCGAGAACACAGGAGAGTTCTTCCggagccagggcaggcag